TATTGCGCACAAAAAAATAGCCCATCAATTAGATGGGCTATTACGTTGGTTAATACGTTAATTATGACTCTTTATCTATATTAATGTATTTGTCAAAATTTTGTGCATAATCAGTCAGATTGTCACTCAGCATTTGACGGTATTGTTTGACATAGAATTCTACAATATCGTCTTTTTCTTTAGCAAAGTCTTCACCTTTGATAAAGCCAATTGAGGCGACCGAGGCGCTATAACGGGCTGCTGCATATAGTAGGGATGCGCCCACTTGTCCTGAATGCGCATCATCACCTAATTGATTGTTTGCAACACCAATAATAGCATCAGCGCGTTGATAAAATCCTTGCATTTCTTTAGTAATTTCAACACTAGCATTATTGTCAGTATTAGCACTGTCATTGAGATTCAAGTGGTCGTCTTGCACATTGCCTTGATTATTATCTTGATTATTGTCTTGAGACATAAGCTGTTCCTATTAACGATGTATATATATGGGTTTATAGTGAGCCAACTACCAAGTTGTTATGGTGTCAGACCCACTTAATGTACGATGTGTACTATTGACGTTGGTCTTGCTTGCAGTAATTCATATCCGATTGACTGGGTAAAATGGGTCATTAAAATAATAATGCTTAAAAGAATAATAGCCATAGTGTAACCTAAAATTGACCGGTAAAAATAAAAGCCGGACTCCTATTCACGCATAATGCTGTTATGAAGTCCGGCTTTTACATTTTTTTGACTATTACTTATGACTATAAATCGTAAATATATGAGTTATAGACCAGCATCTGCTTTTAGCATTTCCGCCTTATCTGTTTTTTCCCAAGTAAAGGCAGTCTCAGAACCTTCGCGCCCAAAATGTCCGAAGGTAGCGGTTTGCTGATACATAGGCTGTAGTAAGTTAAGCATACGAGTAATACCATAAGGACGCAAATCAAAATGTTTACGAATCAGACGGATGATTTCATCAGAGCTGATTTTACCAGTACCAAAGGTATTGACCGAAATAGAAGTCGGTTCAGCAACACCGATAGCATAACTAATTTGTACTTCACAGCGCTCAGCAATACCTGCTGCGACCAAGTTTTTGGCAACATAACGTACCGCGTAAGCGGCGCTACGATCGACTTTTGAAGGATCCTTACCGCTGAATGCACCGCCACCATGACGCGCCATACCGCCGTAAGTATCAACAATAATTTTGCGTCCAGTCAGTCCTGCGTCACCAACGGGACCACCGATGACGAACTTACCGGTTGGGTTGATATGATAACGAGTACCAGCATGTAACAAATCGGCTGGCAGTACTTGCTTAATAATTGATTCCATTATGGCTTCTTGTAGATCCGTCTGAGAAATACTAGGGTCATGCTGGGTAGATAGCACCACTGCATCAATAGCTACAGGACGGTCACCATCGTATTTTAGCGTTACTTGCGCTTTGGCATCTGGACGTAACCATGGTAGCTCACCGGCCCGGCGTAATTCAGACTGACGTTCCATTAAGCGATGTGCATACTCAATAGCGGCTGGCATTAATACTTCAGTTTCATTACTGGCATAACCAAACATAAGGCCCTGGTCGCCAGCACCTTGCTCTTCTGGATTGTTGCGATCGACACCTTGGGCAATTTCAGGGGACTGCTTACCAAGCATGTTGATGACCGCACAGGTCTCACCATCAAATCCAAGATCTGAATGATGATAGCCAATACCGTTGACGGTATCACGTACAATACGTTCAAAATCAATGTTAGCGGTGGTGGTTATCTCACCTGCCAATACCACTGCGCCCGTTTTGACTAGCGTTTCACATGCCACGCGCGCATGCAGATCCTCACGTAAGATGGCATCAAGTATAGCATCTGAGATTTGGTCAGCCATCTTATCGGGATGGCCTTCGCTTACGGATTCTGAAGTAAATAAGTTGTATTCAGGCATAATGGGATCACTTAATTGAATCAATAAAAGTAGAAAAAAGCATAACGGCTGAGCGCAGCTTTAATTAATATGAGCCTTGCAATCATTTGCTCGGCAGTTAATTGGTTTTGCTAAATAGTCTTAAAATATACTTAAATATAGGTATTACTGATATAGGTGTTACTAACAATATGCTGCTGTATTTGGATGGTTTTGGCTTAAAACTATTAAGATAAAATTAACGCTCAATTACCGCTATTATTACGCTCATCACCTTATTGTTATCATGGCAATTAAGGTACGGTGTTGGCTTAAAAATAGACTTATTCTACCCTTAAACATCACAAAACTCTAGTGAGCTGCGCTTGTTCTATTATAAGTAATACTCAACAATACGTTTGTCAGGTCAAAATAGCGCTGTAACCCGTTGCTGAACCTACTAATAGCATCACAAATCTACAAATACCGCTTTGTCTTTAAACCTGCATTCAGCATACACTGGGCAGGCGCCACATTTTGGCGTGCGTGCTTGACACGTATAGCGCCCATGCAAGATAAGATAATGATGCGCATCAAGCATCAAGTCATCTGGAATGCGCTCGACTAGCTTTTTCTCTACTATTAATACGTTTTTACCTGTTGCCAGTCCAGTACGATTGCCTACGCGAAAGATATGGGTATCAACCGCCATAGTTGGTTGACCAAAGGCGGTATTGAGTACCACGTTAGCCGTCTTACGACCGACGCCAGCTAATGACTCTAGGTCTTTACGGTTATCAGGGACTTGGCTATTAAATGTAGTGATTAAATCGCGGCAAGTTTTGATTACGTTTTTAGCCTTGGCATTATATAAGCCAATATTTTTAATATACGCTTTGAGTCCGTCTTCGCCTAAGGCCAAAATTGCCTCAGGAGTATTGGCCACTGGATACAACTGTTGGGTGGCAATATTGACACTCACATCCGTTGCTTGCGCGGATAGAATCACTGCGATCAGTAGCTCAAAGTGACTGTGGTAATTTAATTCAGTCACTGGCTCCTCAATCGTCGCTGCCAACTTTTCAAAAAAGGGGCGCACGTCGCGATTGAGCAAGCGTCTCGAGGGCGGGGTATCTGCCGTTTTATGCTTAACAGTTTTACTCATGGTATTTTGGCTGTTGTTAGTGAATGTGAATATCAATATATTTACAGCTATTATTTTAGGAATAACGCTTAGGTATCGGGTCAGGGGAGCGTGACTATAGCTGAGACAGTTGCGCTTGTAACGCTTCAAGCTCAGCTTGCTTGCTGCTATTTTCTCGGACGCTTAGCTGCTTCTCTAGCTTTTTAATTTTGCTGCGTAGCTTGGCTGCAGCAATGGTATCTTTTGCTTGTTGCTCACTGATATCAAGTGTTTGCGTGGTAGCGTTATTAAGTTTGGCCTCTACCATACTGACGACAGGTCTACTATTACTGCTATCAGCAAGCTGCTCGGTGACGCGTCTGAGATGATTGTGATAACGTTGACGCAGGTCGTCCTGCTCTTGTACACGCTCGGAAGTTGGTAACGGTCGCTCAATAGTAACCAAATCAATGCAATCCACTGGGCAGGGCGCTATGCACAGCTCGCAGCCGGTGCACAAATCGGTAAAAATAGTATGCATATGCTTGCCCGTACCGACAATGGCATCGACCGGACAGGCAGGGATACACTTGGTACAGCCGATACAATCATCTTCACGGATAACCGCCCGTACTTCACGAGGGCGCTCGGTTAGAGCGTCTATCGGCCACTTTGAAGGTACTGCAGTCAATGAGTCGGTAGGATTGGGGACGCTTGGGTCATAGGCAACTGAGTTTATTGCGACCGGACTTTTTGTGGCATGACTTTTTGCGATAGAGTCTTTTATAACCGTTTTTTGCTTAACAATATTACCTATCGCGTCACTAACAGGCTGACCACCGGGTACGCATTTATTGTACGGCTCGCCGTCGATGACAATGGCAGTTGCATAAGGCAGACAGCCGTCTGGATGATCACAGAGACCACACTGAGTTTGTGGTAAGCAGGCATCAACTTGCACAATCTTTGCCTGTATTTCGGCGGGCAGGGTCTCTATGCTTAACGTATTAAAGAGTATCGGCAGATTTGCTAAGCGTGTGTGCGTAGTGGCGTGTATAGTACTGGGCATTTAATTCATGGCCTTAAGACTGGCGTAAAGAAAGTGGCAATATATGAGTGGCAATATGTACATGACGATATACAACAGTATTAATAGTAACAGTAGCCATAATAAACGCTAAAGCGACAGGCCCTGCTCATGAACAATTTGCGCTATCAACTCATAAGCGATGCTGCCTTTAAACGGTATCTTAGGCAGGTTAGAGATATCAAAAAAATCGGCGTGCGACAGCTCATCTTCTTGCAGTACGATATCACCACTCGCATAAGACGCCCGAAATCCAAGCATCAAATTAGACGGGAACGGCCACGGTTGACTACTGACATAGCGAATGTCTGTCAAACCGAGACCGACTTCCTCAGCTACTTCTCGTACCACTGCATGCTCTAAACTTTCGCCCACTTCTACAAACCCTGCAATCAAGCCATATTGTAACGGTTGGCTTTGCTTGCCGTAACGATGATGATGTGCCAATAAAACCTGCATTTCACCCGTTTGTGGGTTGGGACGGGTAATGGCAGTAATAACACAAGGCTGTACTCGTGGATATTGGCGTAGTTGGCAGACTTTACACACCATAGCGCGCTCATCTAGTCTAGCAGCACTCACTTTGGAACCACAACGACTACAAAACTGGGTATCGGCTTGCCAGCGTAGCAATTGTACAGCTTGGCTAAGCTGGGCGGAAAGCGCCATGGGCAGTTGAGTGATGAGCTGTCGATAGGTAATAAAAGCGTTACTATCTGAAGTGCTATCTGAAGTGCTATCTGAAATACTACTTAAATTGCTATCTATAATTACTGGCAACGCAATATTATTCGCTACAGCATAGCCATAAGTAATGGCGCTGGTTGCCGGCGCACTAGCCTTTATAGCGTCGACGTCCATGCTGACTTCGCTGTCACTATTAGCAGCACCATTAGTAACGCAGCAATCAGGCTTCCAATGATTGGGTGCGAGACTTTCAACTAACTCTACGCGCCCAACTTGATAAGCTTGTAGACATTCACTATCGTTTACGGTGGCAACATCAGCAAGGCTATCAAAATTAGGCAGTTGAACCTGTAGTGGCCACCAGCCATCAAGTGTTTTCTGACATAGGATGGTCTCATCATTAAATATAAAAGTGCTGGTCATAATAAGCTATCCAAGGCAAGCATAAGCCAAATCAGGCACAAACTTGTTCAAAATAATGGGTTTAATAGTAGCAAAACAGCCATAATGGTTAAGCAGCAAGTAACTGACTTAAGCTGTACTGAGCGACATCAAGCGAGCACTTGCTCACAGGACGATTGTGCTCAAACCCATCCAAGCGATAATCTACTGCCATCATCACATCAGCGATATAAGTGAGGCTATCGTCTTCGATACGCTGCTCGTTTGTGAGACACTGTTGGATATAATCTGCCAATTGATTGAGCATGTTGGCAGCGGTTGGTAGTTGTAAAAAACGTACAGCACCGGCAACTTGGCGTAGCATCTCAGGCATATTTTGAATATTAAGCATATCCCGCTCTGCCTCAGATAGGTAATCATTGATGGCTTGTTCCGCACTAGCAATGGCAGTACGACTCTCTTGTACTAGGGTGTTATAGGCAGTATTAAGTTGGTGCAATGAAATATGAGGGTTATTCAGTGGCAAATAAACCGTTCCTGGGGTATGCATTTCTGCCATAGCAATGGCTGCATTTTCAGCATGCATTAACGCTAACAATAAATGATCAAAATCTTCAGGAGACGGTGTCTGCCAGTCGGTTATCGCATCTGCCGCTGCACGCAAGCTGGTTGCGGCACCTGACAAGCCTAACAAGTGTAATACTGAGCTCAGCTCTTTAAGCGCATTGATGATTTGTGCGGTTTGCATAGTGGCAGGGTTGATCATATCACCGCGTGCATAATTATCGACATTTTCTTTGATAGTATTAATTTGAGTTTGAATAATGCTGTTTAAAGTATCCGTAAGCGCACGGTTGGGACCAAGTAAGAAGCGCTTTATCTGCTCGTATTGTGATCCTTCTAGTCGGTTAAGCGCATACTGCTCACGCAGCAGCGGGCACTTTTTATTATTACGCTGGAAGGCAAAACTCACCAAGTCAGCAAAACGGCTGTCCATTATTGGCAGGTAGCTATGAAACTGTTGCTCCAAGTAAATGAGCGTATGTTTTTGGCTAAGACTCAGGGGTAACGTGGCTGCAAGATCAGTGACCGCAACCATTGCTGCTTGCCAAAACAGGCTACTTGTATGCGCCGCTATCAAGGTACAGGCAGCGCTCATAGCCTCTAGTTTTTGCTGATCATCTTGACTGAGCATGCCCTGTTGATGGTGTAGCGCTACTCCAAGGCCGCTGCGATAAGCATAGGCCAATAAGTCATTATCGAGATTAAGCTCACTCAGTGGTTGGAAGTTTTGTTCAGGGTTAGCAATAATCACGCTGCTATTACTAAAATTAGTGAAATAATCTACCGTGATAGCGGGCTCTGTTTCATAAGTATGTAGCTTATTGATAATAGGCAGTAATAGGGTCGGCTCTACCGTTTCAGTTAACAGTACAAATTCAATATAGCGGTCAAGCGTCATGATAGCTTCTGACAAGTCCATAATTAACGCGGTATCATTATTATCAGCACCATCATAAAGCCGCTGAAGACTATGAACGATAGCATTACTTAGTACCTGTCCACTCGCTAGCGCAATCATCTTAAAGATACCGGATAGCTGTTTGAAGACGTTAATAGACTCTAATAGTAACGGGGCTTGAGTATTATCGTCATTAAATTTGCCCAAATTAATTTCAGTATTTTTGAGCGTGATTATAATCTCATCATGCAATATATGTAGTGATGGTAGATCGAAGTTAGTAATACTATGGGTTGGGGCAGTTAGTGTCATTTGCTCAGACTGGTTCATAGTTTTTCCCATCAATTGCTGATCACGAGAGGTGGTTATCTATAATATAATGATATAGAAGTGATGACGATTGTTTATTCATAAGGGTGTGATGGTTGCTATCAGAGTCATTAAAAGCGTGCTGTATGCCTGGCAGTATCATAAGCCATTAGCAATTTATTCACTGTGATATTTTAGCCTGTATCTCAGGGTAGTCTGCTGCTAATGCGGTATACCAACTCTGATCGGTGGTCTGATCTACGGTAGATGCTAATAATAAAGACGCCAGCTGGGCAAAGTTAGCATGGGCAGTGGGCGCGCCGTCCGTTTGGCTGTCTTCTTCAATGGCGAGAGTGACCTGACCACCAGTCATTGCCAAATAGACTTCCGCTAAGATCTCTGAGTCCAATAATGCGCCATGGAAAGTACGGTCTTGCTTACCAACATTTAAGCGGCGTACCAGAGCATCTAGGGTGTTCTTTTGTCCAGGATACTGCTGTTTGGCCATTGCTAGCGAGTCGGTTACTTTTATCCGCTGCGCAAAGTCTGTGATGCCTGCCTTATTGAACTCCATCGACAAAAAGCTGATATCAAACGAGGCATTGTGGGCGATGATTTCTGCCCCATCCATAAACTCGTACAGTGATTTAGCGACTTGGTCAAAGGTTGGTTTGTCGGTTAAAAATGCTTCAGAGATCCCATGAATACGGATCACTACCTCATCCATGCTACGCTGCGGGTTGATATAGACATGTAGTTTTTCACCCGTGAATTTACGGTCAATCATTTCTACAATACCCACTTCAATAACTCGGTCGCCTTTAAGCGGATCTAAACCTGTGGTTTCAGTATCCATAATCAGCTGACGACTGGCTTCATGGCGATGAATGGGCTGTGGCAATAGTGGTCGAAAATGGGGATTAGCACGGCTGGTATCGCCGTCAAATTTTGGCGCATCATTCGGCGCGGCGGGCTCGGTAGTCTGTATTGAGGTATTGGTTGCTGGCATGGCTTTAGTACTCACTGGAGCGTTACTGATTGAAGCGCTGCTCATCGGCTGGGTCACAATGTTAGCTGTCACGTCATCATCTATAAT
The sequence above is a segment of the Psychrobacter sp. PL19 genome. Coding sequences within it:
- a CDS encoding DUF3144 domain-containing protein, encoding MQGFYQRADAIIGVANNQLGDDAHSGQVGASLLYAAARYSASVASIGFIKGEDFAKEKDDIVEFYVKQYRQMLSDNLTDYAQNFDKYINIDKES
- the metK gene encoding methionine adenosyltransferase — its product is MPEYNLFTSESVSEGHPDKMADQISDAILDAILREDLHARVACETLVKTGAVVLAGEITTTANIDFERIVRDTVNGIGYHHSDLGFDGETCAVINMLGKQSPEIAQGVDRNNPEEQGAGDQGLMFGYASNETEVLMPAAIEYAHRLMERQSELRRAGELPWLRPDAKAQVTLKYDGDRPVAIDAVVLSTQHDPSISQTDLQEAIMESIIKQVLPADLLHAGTRYHINPTGKFVIGGPVGDAGLTGRKIIVDTYGGMARHGGGAFSGKDPSKVDRSAAYAVRYVAKNLVAAGIAERCEVQISYAIGVAEPTSISVNTFGTGKISSDEIIRLIRKHFDLRPYGITRMLNLLQPMYQQTATFGHFGREGSETAFTWEKTDKAEMLKADAGL
- the nth gene encoding endonuclease III encodes the protein MSKTVKHKTADTPPSRRLLNRDVRPFFEKLAATIEEPVTELNYHSHFELLIAVILSAQATDVSVNIATQQLYPVANTPEAILALGEDGLKAYIKNIGLYNAKAKNVIKTCRDLITTFNSQVPDNRKDLESLAGVGRKTANVVLNTAFGQPTMAVDTHIFRVGNRTGLATGKNVLIVEKKLVERIPDDLMLDAHHYLILHGRYTCQARTPKCGACPVYAECRFKDKAVFVDL
- a CDS encoding RnfABCDGE type electron transport complex subunit B; amino-acid sequence: MPSTIHATTHTRLANLPILFNTLSIETLPAEIQAKIVQVDACLPQTQCGLCDHPDGCLPYATAIVIDGEPYNKCVPGGQPVSDAIGNIVKQKTVIKDSIAKSHATKSPVAINSVAYDPSVPNPTDSLTAVPSKWPIDALTERPREVRAVIREDDCIGCTKCIPACPVDAIVGTGKHMHTIFTDLCTGCELCIAPCPVDCIDLVTIERPLPTSERVQEQDDLRQRYHNHLRRVTEQLADSSNSRPVVSMVEAKLNNATTQTLDISEQQAKDTIAAAKLRSKIKKLEKQLSVRENSSKQAELEALQAQLSQL
- the nudC gene encoding NAD(+) diphosphatase, with the protein product MTSTFIFNDETILCQKTLDGWWPLQVQLPNFDSLADVATVNDSECLQAYQVGRVELVESLAPNHWKPDCCVTNGAANSDSEVSMDVDAIKASAPATSAITYGYAVANNIALPVIIDSNLSSISDSTSDSTSDSNAFITYRQLITQLPMALSAQLSQAVQLLRWQADTQFCSRCGSKVSAARLDERAMVCKVCQLRQYPRVQPCVITAITRPNPQTGEMQVLLAHHHRYGKQSQPLQYGLIAGFVEVGESLEHAVVREVAEEVGLGLTDIRYVSSQPWPFPSNLMLGFRASYASGDIVLQEDELSHADFFDISNLPKIPFKGSIAYELIAQIVHEQGLSL
- the dnaQ gene encoding DNA polymerase III subunit epsilon codes for the protein MSDHNMPVQQATKNNAIDPMAAKIDATIAYTDGACKGNPGAGGWGAHLIFSDGRTQDLYGGDSETTNNRMELMGAIQALKHSPQAQKLEIWTDSSYVKNGITDWIDNWKKKGWKTASKKPVANQDLWQQLDELRRARDVNWHWVKGHAGHPGNEKADELANLGVTSSSEALIGNDINNDALKTNVTITLDDSAKKKEQIMPNDNRITSDDDWLKNDPLGFNMIDDESDGIIDDGIIDDGIIDDDIIDDDIIDDDIIDDDVTANIVTQPMSSASISNAPVSTKAMPATNTSIQTTEPAAPNDAPKFDGDTSRANPHFRPLLPQPIHRHEASRQLIMDTETTGLDPLKGDRVIEVGIVEMIDRKFTGEKLHVYINPQRSMDEVVIRIHGISEAFLTDKPTFDQVAKSLYEFMDGAEIIAHNASFDISFLSMEFNKAGITDFAQRIKVTDSLAMAKQQYPGQKNTLDALVRRLNVGKQDRTFHGALLDSEILAEVYLAMTGGQVTLAIEEDSQTDGAPTAHANFAQLASLLLASTVDQTTDQSWYTALAADYPEIQAKISQ